The following are encoded together in the Trichomycterus rosablanca isolate fTriRos1 chromosome 19, fTriRos1.hap1, whole genome shotgun sequence genome:
- the plagl2 gene encoding zinc finger protein PLAGL2: MATHSPQKTHQCSFCEKMFHRKDHLKNHLQTHDPNKEAFKCEECGKNYNTKLGYKRHMAMHSATAGDLTCKVCLQSYESTPALLEHLKSHSGKSSGGTKEKKHPCDHCDRRFYTRKDVRRHMVVHTGRKDFLCQYCAQRFGRKDHLTRHVKKSHSQELLKIKTEPPDMLGLLGSGSPACAVKEELSPMMCSMGPTKDSLMTKPFRSSTPFPMGMYNPHHLQAMSSPGMAHHHSLVPGSLSAAMSMGCPIEPPSALPSKYQLGSTSYLLEKPLKVEMESFLMDLQSGLPVPQPPSTDHHSTASPNKDGLEPPSSLTDDMCVEPLLSKSPAVIAESLCAANMDFSHLLGFFPLNLPPYSAPMSSGGLVMGYTASSTASSSSSSSSLASTHAAESHAAAVPLTSLQPQPQELPASGGGLGLGPLHPLPPVFSSSLSTTTLPRFHQAFQ; this comes from the exons ATGGCCACACACTCTCCACAAAAGACTCACCAGTGTTCATTCTGTGAAAAGATGTTCCACAGAAAAGATCATTTAAAGAATCACTTACAGACCCACGACCCCAACAAAGAGGCCTTCAAGTGTGAAGAATGTGGCAAGAACTATAACACCAAGCTGGGCTACAAGCGCCACATGGCCATGCACTCCGCGACAGCGGGCGACCTGACTTGCAAGGTGTGTTTGCAGAGCTACGAGAGCACTCCTGCTCTTTTGGAACACCTCAAGAGTCACTCGGGCAAGTCCTCGGGAGGTACCAAGGAGAAGAAACACCCGTGCGACCACTGTGACCGTCGCTTTTACACCCGCAAGGACGTTCGCAGACACATGGTGGTGCATACGGGTCGCAAGGATTTCCTCTGCCAGTACTGTGCTCAGAGATTTGGGAGGAAAGATCATCTCACACGTCATGTCAAGAAGAGCCACTCACAGGAGCTGCTGAAGATCAAGACCGAGCCGCCAGATATGCTGGGTTTGCTTGGTTCTGGCTCGCCAGCGTGTGCTGTGAAGGAAGAGCTTAGTCCTATGATGTGTAGCATGGGCCCCACCAAGGACTCCTTGATGACCAAACCTTTCCGCAGCAGCACCCCTTTTCCCATGGGTATGTACAACCCTCATCACCTTCAGGCTATGTCCAGTCCTGGAATGGCCCACCATCACTCACTGGTTCCTGGGTCTTTGTCTGCTGCTATGAGTATGGGTTGCCCCATTGAGCCTCCCTCTGCCCT GCCTTCAAAATATCAACTCGGATCTACCTCATACTTGCTGGAGAAGCCCTTGAAAGTGGAGATGGAGAGCTTTCTGATGGATCTTCAAAGTGGCTTGCCAGTCCCCCAACCACCTTCCACTGATCACCATTCGACTGCCTCACCCAATAAAGACGGTCTTGAACCTCCATCCAGCTTAACAGATGATATGTGCGTGGAACCCCTCTTATCCAAAAGCCCTGCCGTCATCGCTGAATCTCTTTGTGCTGCTAACATGGACTTCTCCCATCTGTTGGGATTCTTTCCACTCAATCTGCCTCCATATAGTGCTCCAATGAGTTCAGGAGGCCTGGTGATGGGCTACACCGCCTCCTCAACCGCCTCCTCCTCTTCGTCCTCATCCTCGTTAGCGTCTACTCATGCTGCTGAATCACACGCAGCCGCAGTGCCTCTTACCTCTTTGCAACCTCAACCTCAAGAGCTCCCTGCCTCCGGTGGAGGTCTTGGTCTCGGACCCCTGCACCCACTTCCACCAGTGTTCAGCTCCAGCCTTAGCACGACCACCTTGCCTCGCTTCCATCAGGCCTTTCAATGA